One Elusimicrobiota bacterium genomic window carries:
- the rplM gene encoding 50S ribosomal protein L13, with product MSSTFFPKKDRQTHQWHLVDAKGQVLGRLATRVAGLLRGKGKPTFTPYLDEGDGVIVFNASKVRLTGNKIEQKVAYSHSLYPGGLKLVPYTRLMKENPERVIVRAVSGMLSKSKLRDRMLTRLKVYAGAEHPHASQQPQLLTLS from the coding sequence GTGAGTTCTACATTTTTCCCGAAAAAAGACAGACAAACCCACCAATGGCATCTGGTGGATGCCAAGGGCCAGGTGCTTGGCCGGCTGGCGACCCGTGTGGCCGGACTGCTTCGCGGTAAGGGCAAACCCACGTTCACTCCTTATTTGGATGAAGGGGACGGGGTCATCGTTTTTAATGCTTCAAAGGTCCGTCTCACCGGAAACAAGATTGAACAGAAAGTCGCTTACAGCCACTCGCTGTACCCCGGGGGGCTGAAACTCGTGCCGTATACACGTCTGATGAAGGAGAATCCAGAGAGAGTCATCGTTCGGGCTGTCAGCGGCATGTTGTCGAAGAGCAAATTGCGTGACCGCATGCTGACGCGTCTGAAAGTTTATGCGGGGGCTGAACACCCGCATGCCTCCCAGCAACCTCAATTGCTGACACTCTCTTAA
- the rpsI gene encoding 30S ribosomal protein S9, protein MVVANQQFPIWATGRRKNSTARVRLTPGSGRFSINDRSVENYFGGHHRSKWVAMKPFEVAKVGSQYDIWVDVVGGGVTGQAGAVSHGLARAFSQLENPLRISMRKEGLLTRDSRMVERKKPGRPKARKRFQYSKR, encoded by the coding sequence ATGGTCGTTGCCAATCAACAATTTCCTATTTGGGCCACTGGTCGTCGAAAAAATTCAACAGCCCGGGTCCGTTTAACTCCGGGAAGTGGTCGTTTCTCCATTAATGACCGGTCCGTTGAAAATTATTTTGGCGGGCATCATCGGTCCAAATGGGTTGCCATGAAACCGTTTGAAGTCGCTAAGGTCGGTTCCCAATACGATATCTGGGTGGATGTCGTGGGTGGGGGAGTTACAGGCCAGGCCGGAGCGGTCTCTCATGGGTTGGCGCGCGCTTTTTCGCAATTAGAAAATCCTCTCCGGATCTCCATGCGTAAAGAAGGTTTATTGACGAGAGATTCCCGAATGGTTGAACGAAAAAAGCCGGGTCGACCGAAGGCTCGCAAGCGCTTCCAATACTCGAAGCGTTAA
- a CDS encoding HU family DNA-binding protein yields the protein MNKVQLIQRVAKEARVKKSQASRSVKALVKTIREALRVGDKVSLSGLGTFKVKSRKARKGRNPKTGETIQIPVGRKVSFKPSFSLKKLVRLTPPLAATTPPPPTVP from the coding sequence ATGAACAAAGTCCAGTTGATCCAGCGAGTGGCCAAAGAAGCCCGCGTTAAAAAATCGCAAGCTTCCCGTTCCGTCAAAGCGCTGGTGAAAACCATCCGCGAAGCCCTGCGAGTGGGTGATAAGGTATCACTCTCCGGGCTTGGGACGTTTAAGGTGAAATCCCGCAAGGCGCGCAAGGGTCGGAACCCGAAAACAGGGGAAACGATCCAGATTCCTGTGGGCCGCAAAGTTTCTTTTAAGCCGAGTTTTTCATTGAAGAAGCTTGTGCGTCTAACGCCGCCTCTGGCGGCTACCACGCCACCCCCGCCAACCGTCCCATAA
- a CDS encoding LL-diaminopimelate aminotransferase, with amino-acid sequence MTEFSDRLNKLPPYLFTRINALKKEAYAKKLDVIDLGMGNPDHPTPDPVVQRLCDTVKNHPSTHRYPQAKGMPKFRKTVASWMKRRFNVDLDSEKEVVALIGSKEGIAHLAMAVLNPGEVVLVGAPSYPAHFNGVILAGGEVYSIPLNPQNNFLPELYKIPEAVARKSKLVFLNYPNNPTAAVVPDKAIFKEWVQFAKKYDLIICHDNAYSELTFDGYVAPSFLEVEGAKEVGVEVHSFSKTYNMAGWRIGWMCGNPRVVAAVEKFKSFLDYGSPTFVQLSAVAALDHWPEIVTPTVQAYQRRRDHLVDGMAKLGWGVPKPKATMYVWAPLPEPFKSMGSMAFAEKLLQETGVVVTPGVGFGESGEGYIRMALVTHDNRFHDVLLRFKKLLASASAENLSGEKASGRPA; translated from the coding sequence ATGACCGAATTTTCTGATCGATTAAACAAGCTGCCCCCCTATCTTTTTACGCGCATCAATGCGCTGAAAAAAGAGGCCTACGCCAAAAAGTTGGATGTGATTGATCTGGGGATGGGCAATCCGGATCATCCGACTCCGGATCCGGTGGTCCAGCGGCTCTGCGATACCGTTAAAAATCATCCCAGTACGCACCGCTATCCCCAGGCCAAAGGGATGCCGAAGTTCCGCAAAACAGTGGCGTCCTGGATGAAGCGCCGTTTTAATGTGGATTTGGATTCTGAAAAAGAAGTGGTAGCTTTGATTGGTTCAAAAGAGGGAATCGCTCACCTGGCCATGGCGGTTCTGAATCCCGGGGAAGTCGTTTTGGTCGGAGCCCCGTCGTATCCGGCCCATTTCAATGGCGTGATTCTGGCCGGCGGAGAAGTCTATTCCATTCCGCTGAATCCTCAGAATAATTTCCTGCCGGAGCTGTATAAAATCCCGGAGGCCGTTGCCCGCAAGAGCAAACTGGTATTTCTGAACTATCCGAACAACCCGACGGCCGCAGTGGTTCCGGATAAAGCGATTTTTAAGGAATGGGTCCAGTTCGCCAAGAAATACGATCTGATCATCTGCCATGACAACGCTTATTCGGAATTAACCTTTGACGGTTATGTCGCTCCCAGTTTCCTGGAAGTCGAAGGCGCCAAAGAGGTGGGGGTGGAAGTCCATTCTTTCTCGAAAACGTATAACATGGCCGGCTGGCGTATCGGCTGGATGTGCGGGAACCCCCGTGTCGTGGCTGCGGTGGAGAAGTTTAAATCGTTCCTGGATTATGGGTCTCCCACCTTTGTTCAGCTGTCGGCTGTGGCCGCGTTGGATCATTGGCCGGAGATTGTGACGCCGACGGTGCAGGCGTATCAACGGCGGCGGGATCATCTGGTCGATGGGATGGCCAAGCTGGGATGGGGGGTGCCCAAGCCCAAAGCGACCATGTATGTCTGGGCTCCGCTTCCGGAACCGTTCAAATCCATGGGTTCAATGGCTTTCGCGGAAAAACTTCTGCAAGAGACGGGAGTTGTGGTGACCCCGGGTGTTGGTTTTGGAGAAAGCGGCGAGGGATATATCCGGATGGCGCTCGTCACACACGATAACCGTTTTCATGATGTGCTGCTGCGTTTCAAGAAATTGCTGGCCTCGGCTTCTGCGGAAAATCTGTCAGGGGAGAAAGCCTCCGGGAGGCCCGCATGA
- a CDS encoding homoserine dehydrogenase, which translates to MNRPVRLGLVGLGTVGGGVVQLLRKNRALIETKVGAPIELAVVCDKVVTPAQFKKLGTRAVFTRNADEVILNPDVDIFIELIGGYEPARTFVLKALQAGKHVVTANKALLAKYWGEVFRSARDHQRLVYFEASVGGGIPVIQALNEGLAGNRISKITGILNGTTNYVLTRMSQAGLDYPTAVKEAQKAGFAEADPTFDVEGIDAAHKIAILASIASGTWVRLADVVTEGITHIDSRDMAFVRREFGYVIKLLGITRLTEKTVEVRVHPALIPETHPFANVQNEYNAIAIEGDAVGDVILYGKGAGRMAAASAVVSDITYLARQVAARTAGKLPYISGDHLKHLTAVPKAEMKSRFYLRFTVADRPGVLAGVSGILSKVGVSIAGVYQPEHGFTDTKGVPIMILTHLTTEGAMEKALKEIGRQRYIRAKTILLRVEE; encoded by the coding sequence ATGAATCGGCCCGTTCGTCTCGGCCTGGTGGGTTTGGGAACGGTGGGCGGCGGGGTCGTTCAGTTGCTCCGCAAAAATCGCGCCCTGATTGAAACCAAGGTCGGCGCGCCCATTGAACTGGCGGTGGTCTGCGATAAGGTTGTGACGCCCGCTCAATTCAAAAAGCTGGGGACCCGGGCGGTTTTTACGCGCAATGCCGATGAGGTCATCCTCAATCCGGATGTCGACATTTTTATTGAGTTGATCGGCGGGTACGAACCCGCGCGGACCTTTGTGCTGAAGGCGCTTCAGGCCGGCAAGCATGTGGTGACCGCGAACAAGGCGCTTTTAGCCAAGTATTGGGGGGAAGTCTTTCGCTCGGCGCGCGACCATCAACGCCTGGTCTATTTTGAGGCGTCGGTCGGCGGGGGGATTCCCGTTATTCAGGCGCTGAATGAGGGTCTTGCCGGAAACCGGATTTCCAAGATTACCGGTATTTTGAACGGGACCACCAATTATGTTCTTACGCGCATGAGCCAGGCCGGTCTCGACTATCCCACCGCGGTCAAGGAGGCCCAGAAAGCCGGTTTTGCCGAAGCGGATCCGACGTTCGATGTGGAAGGCATTGATGCAGCTCATAAGATCGCCATTCTGGCGTCCATCGCCAGCGGCACCTGGGTCCGTCTGGCCGATGTGGTCACGGAAGGCATCACGCACATCGATTCCCGCGACATGGCGTTTGTGCGGCGGGAGTTCGGTTACGTCATCAAGCTGTTGGGCATCACCCGCCTGACGGAAAAAACAGTAGAGGTGCGCGTTCATCCGGCGTTGATCCCGGAGACCCATCCGTTTGCCAACGTCCAGAACGAGTATAACGCGATCGCCATTGAAGGCGATGCGGTCGGCGATGTCATCCTTTATGGAAAAGGCGCCGGCCGGATGGCTGCCGCCTCAGCCGTTGTGTCGGATATCACGTACCTCGCGCGGCAGGTGGCGGCCCGGACCGCCGGCAAGCTTCCCTACATTTCCGGCGATCATCTCAAACATTTGACAGCCGTTCCAAAAGCGGAGATGAAATCGCGCTTTTATTTGCGATTTACAGTCGCGGACCGGCCGGGAGTTCTGGCCGGTGTTTCCGGCATCCTCAGCAAGGTCGGTGTTTCGATCGCCGGCGTCTATCAACCGGAGCACGGATTTACCGATACCAAGGGCGTTCCCATCATGATCCTGACCCATTTGACCACGGAGGGAGCGATGGAAAAGGCGCTCAAAGAGATTGGACGCCAGCGCTACATCCGTGCGAAAACCATTCTGCTTCGAGTCGAAGAGTAA
- the thrC gene encoding threonine synthase produces the protein MTTAPVQPLRRGVIERYRAFLPVSDSTPVITLLEGDTPLIPSRYLSDLLKIKSDIYFKYEGLNPTGSFKDRGMTLAVSKAVERGARAVLCASTGNTSASAAAYAARAGMTCAVLIPEGRIALGKLAQALMHGARVIAIQGNFDKALTLAREISKTHPIVLVNSVNPDRLEGQKTAAFEIIETLGEAPDIHCLPVGNAGNITAYWMGYREFHAKGRSRRLPKMWGFQASGAAPIVRGHPVEHPETIATAIRIGNPASLQGALAARDESKGLIDEVTDDDILEAYRFLAAREGIFCEPASAASVAGLIKTAQKGMLKAGQTIVCTLTGHGLKDPDTATKVHQLPVPVIPEMDTVLKAMGF, from the coding sequence ATGACCACGGCGCCGGTCCAGCCGTTGCGGCGGGGGGTCATCGAACGGTATCGGGCCTTCCTGCCCGTGAGCGATTCCACTCCGGTGATCACCCTGCTGGAAGGCGATACGCCGCTGATCCCGTCCCGCTATCTCTCCGATCTTCTCAAAATTAAATCCGACATCTACTTTAAATATGAGGGACTCAATCCGACCGGTTCCTTTAAAGACCGCGGAATGACCCTGGCGGTCTCCAAGGCGGTAGAACGCGGCGCCCGGGCGGTCCTGTGCGCGTCGACGGGGAATACCTCAGCTTCCGCAGCGGCCTATGCGGCTCGGGCCGGCATGACCTGCGCGGTCCTGATCCCGGAAGGCCGCATCGCACTCGGAAAACTGGCGCAAGCGCTGATGCACGGCGCCCGCGTCATCGCGATTCAGGGAAATTTTGACAAAGCGCTTACGCTGGCCCGTGAAATTTCCAAAACCCATCCGATTGTGCTGGTTAATTCAGTCAACCCAGATCGGTTGGAAGGCCAGAAAACCGCGGCTTTTGAAATTATTGAAACATTGGGTGAGGCTCCGGACATCCACTGCCTGCCGGTTGGAAACGCCGGGAATATTACCGCCTACTGGATGGGTTATCGGGAATTCCATGCCAAAGGTCGCAGCCGCCGCTTGCCGAAGATGTGGGGCTTCCAGGCTTCCGGTGCCGCTCCCATCGTACGGGGCCATCCGGTGGAGCATCCCGAAACCATCGCGACCGCCATTCGCATCGGTAACCCGGCTTCTCTTCAGGGAGCGCTCGCGGCCCGGGATGAATCTAAAGGGTTGATTGATGAGGTGACCGACGACGATATTCTGGAAGCCTATCGATTCCTGGCCGCCCGCGAGGGTATTTTCTGCGAGCCCGCTTCCGCCGCTTCCGTGGCCGGGTTGATCAAAACAGCTCAAAAAGGCATGCTCAAAGCCGGGCAAACAATCGTCTGCACCTTGACCGGACACGGGCTCAAAGATCCGGACACCGCCACGAAAGTTCATCAACTCCCGGTACCGGTAATACCCGAAATGGACACGGTTTTGAAGGCGATGGGATTTTAA
- a CDS encoding branched-chain amino acid ABC transporter substrate-binding protein encodes MKKVFCGLLALAILAGCGPKEKVARIAVALPLTGDIAALGQGLKRACTLALEESAQNRHSTGFRVEIKTFDDRSDPKEAVDVANRIVSDASVVAVIGHFNSGCSLPASLVYARHHLAMISPAASNPKLTLQQLDPSWRYPKTIFRVNTTDDIQGSYAGEFAVKTLKARRACIIHDKTAYGQGVAEEFRKRLEALGGTALSFDGVNVADKDFNALLTRLHELHPQMIYFGGDYAGGGLIVRQARGVGEKAPMVLSEANFDPEFLRVAGAAAEGCYVTFLGSPTSLLPSARRFVDAYRARYPGVEVKAYDGYGYEAMAIVLSLIEKVGPDRVKILAALPSVAYQGVLGETRFDQKGDTLNHRITLFQVKDGQFQPVK; translated from the coding sequence ATGAAGAAGGTTTTTTGCGGTTTGCTGGCTCTGGCGATTCTCGCGGGGTGCGGTCCCAAAGAAAAAGTCGCTCGGATCGCGGTGGCGTTGCCGTTAACCGGAGACATCGCCGCCTTAGGGCAGGGGCTGAAACGCGCCTGCACGCTGGCTCTGGAAGAATCGGCGCAGAACCGGCACTCCACCGGTTTTAGGGTGGAGATAAAAACGTTCGACGATCGCAGTGATCCGAAAGAAGCGGTCGACGTGGCCAACCGAATCGTTTCGGACGCCTCGGTGGTGGCGGTGATCGGTCACTTTAATTCAGGCTGCAGCCTCCCGGCTTCCCTTGTGTATGCCCGCCACCATCTGGCGATGATTTCCCCGGCTGCGTCCAACCCGAAGCTGACCCTGCAGCAGCTCGATCCATCCTGGCGATATCCCAAAACGATTTTCCGGGTGAATACCACCGATGACATCCAGGGGTCCTACGCCGGGGAATTTGCGGTCAAAACACTCAAGGCCCGGCGGGCTTGCATCATCCACGATAAAACCGCTTATGGACAGGGGGTTGCCGAAGAATTCCGGAAACGTTTGGAGGCTTTGGGGGGGACAGCCCTTTCCTTTGACGGAGTCAATGTGGCGGACAAGGATTTCAACGCACTGCTGACTCGCCTTCATGAATTGCATCCCCAGATGATTTACTTCGGGGGCGACTATGCCGGCGGCGGGTTGATCGTGCGCCAGGCGCGCGGGGTCGGGGAAAAAGCCCCGATGGTTCTTTCAGAGGCGAACTTTGATCCGGAGTTTCTTCGTGTGGCCGGAGCGGCCGCGGAAGGTTGTTATGTGACATTCCTGGGGAGCCCAACCAGTTTGCTGCCTTCGGCGCGCCGTTTTGTGGATGCTTACCGGGCCCGCTATCCCGGTGTGGAAGTCAAAGCGTACGACGGCTACGGTTACGAAGCCATGGCTATCGTTTTAAGCCTGATCGAGAAAGTGGGACCGGATCGCGTAAAGATCCTGGCGGCCCTGCCCTCCGTGGCTTACCAGGGGGTTCTCGGAGAAACCCGCTTTGATCAAAAAGGCGACACGCTGAACCATCGGATCACGCTCTTCCAGGTAAAAGACGGCCAATTCCAGCCGGTTAAATGA
- a CDS encoding branched-chain amino acid ABC transporter permease has protein sequence MILQQLVNGLTLGSLYALIALGYTMVYGVLLMINFAHSEIFMSGAFISLLVYQRLIPWLSPSEAWLVAIVLAFGGSALLALVVERFAYRPLRRSSRLTPLISAIGVSILLQNAGFLFISDQSLAYPQVFEIRHYQWGGVEINSLQILILVVSLGLMGILHLFVNRTRLGTAIRATAQDSTTASLMGIPVNGIIALTFLLGGALGGVAGALNGLYYGSIKYNMGFIPGIKAFTAAVLGGIGNIPGAMWGGIILGVLESLAAGLIPNGSEWKDVIAFSILILILLFRPEGLFGRHVPEKL, from the coding sequence ATGATCCTTCAACAACTGGTCAATGGTCTCACCCTCGGTTCTCTCTACGCGTTGATCGCTCTCGGCTATACCATGGTCTATGGGGTGCTCCTCATGATCAACTTCGCGCACTCCGAGATCTTCATGTCCGGCGCTTTTATCAGTTTGCTGGTCTACCAGCGGCTCATCCCCTGGTTGTCTCCTTCGGAAGCGTGGCTCGTGGCGATCGTGCTGGCCTTTGGCGGGAGCGCGCTCCTAGCCCTGGTCGTGGAACGGTTTGCCTATCGTCCATTACGCCGGTCCTCGCGTCTGACCCCTCTGATCTCTGCGATCGGGGTTTCGATCCTCCTGCAGAATGCGGGTTTTCTTTTTATCTCGGATCAGTCCCTCGCCTATCCGCAGGTGTTTGAAATCCGGCATTACCAGTGGGGCGGGGTGGAGATCAATTCCCTTCAAATCCTGATCCTGGTTGTTTCCCTGGGGCTCATGGGGATCCTTCATCTATTCGTCAACCGGACGCGCCTGGGTACCGCCATCCGGGCCACGGCGCAGGATTCGACGACCGCTTCCCTGATGGGCATTCCTGTGAATGGGATTATTGCGCTCACATTCCTGCTGGGAGGTGCTTTGGGCGGTGTCGCCGGCGCGCTCAACGGGCTGTACTACGGCTCCATCAAATACAACATGGGATTTATTCCTGGGATCAAGGCTTTTACCGCAGCGGTATTGGGAGGGATCGGTAATATTCCTGGAGCGATGTGGGGGGGAATTATTTTAGGGGTTCTGGAATCGCTGGCCGCGGGGCTTATCCCGAACGGATCCGAGTGGAAAGATGTGATCGCTTTCTCGATTTTGATCCTCATTCTGTTGTTCCGGCCGGAGGGGCTTTTTGGCCGTCACGTTCCGGAAAAATTATGA
- a CDS encoding ABC transporter ATP-binding protein, giving the protein MNRYGRHGAWAASLSFFLIIPFFLDGSRFAYLIRLGGIAGLYMLLALGLNLVVGFVGLLDLGFMAFYAIGAYTAALLAIMKMPFWVCAAAAMVVAMAARLAVGFPALRLRGDYLAIVTLGFGEVVRLIFTNWDALTNGPKGLPRVGESIPPISLFGFTFTSNLHYYYLIAVCVLAAAWVCYRLDHSRLGRAWVAIREDEIAAELMGVDVTKQKLVAFGISALFAGLAGAIFVHWENFVTPESFTFWESALLVCAVVLGGMGSVSGVMLGAFCIVAVPEFLRDLLGKSFADARYLLFGLSLILIAIYRPQGLVPSRRRSLELHPAEPEENAPSTLFDVEGK; this is encoded by the coding sequence ATGAACCGTTACGGACGCCACGGGGCCTGGGCGGCTTCGCTCTCCTTTTTTCTGATCATCCCTTTCTTCCTCGATGGGAGCCGTTTCGCCTATCTCATTCGCCTGGGAGGCATCGCCGGTCTCTATATGCTGCTGGCTCTGGGTCTAAACCTGGTGGTGGGGTTTGTCGGTCTTCTGGATCTCGGTTTTATGGCGTTCTACGCGATCGGGGCGTATACCGCCGCACTCCTGGCGATCATGAAAATGCCCTTTTGGGTCTGCGCGGCGGCGGCGATGGTCGTGGCGATGGCGGCTCGTCTGGCGGTCGGTTTCCCGGCCTTGCGTCTGCGCGGGGACTACTTGGCGATTGTAACGCTCGGTTTCGGAGAGGTGGTCCGTCTCATTTTTACGAACTGGGACGCGCTGACGAACGGCCCGAAGGGACTCCCCCGGGTCGGAGAATCCATCCCGCCGATTTCGCTCTTCGGCTTTACGTTCACCTCGAACCTTCATTATTACTACCTGATCGCGGTTTGCGTCCTGGCGGCGGCCTGGGTCTGTTACCGGCTGGACCACTCCCGCCTGGGGCGCGCGTGGGTGGCCATTCGCGAAGACGAAATCGCCGCCGAGCTGATGGGGGTGGACGTCACGAAGCAGAAACTCGTGGCGTTTGGAATCAGCGCGCTTTTTGCCGGCTTGGCGGGCGCCATTTTTGTGCATTGGGAAAATTTTGTGACACCGGAGTCCTTCACCTTCTGGGAATCCGCGCTGCTCGTTTGTGCGGTCGTGCTGGGCGGGATGGGATCGGTCAGCGGAGTGATGCTGGGCGCTTTTTGCATCGTGGCGGTTCCGGAATTTCTTCGGGATCTGCTGGGAAAGTCGTTTGCGGACGCCCGGTACCTGCTTTTTGGACTCTCGTTGATTCTGATCGCGATTTATCGCCCGCAGGGTCTTGTCCCGAGCCGGCGGCGGTCACTGGAGCTTCACCCGGCGGAGCCCGAGGAGAACGCCCCGTCCACGCTTTTTGATGTCGAGGGAAAATAA
- a CDS encoding ABC transporter ATP-binding protein, with amino-acid sequence MGFLEALSVTKAFGGIAALDRVDLSIKEGEILGLIGPNGAGKTTFFNVLTGLYEPEHGEILFRDQPIQGLAPHEIAALGIARTFQNIRLFPNMTAMENIMVARHCRTQSEFFSTLFKTRSFTREEQDIQRSARDLLRFMGLLDRGNALAKNLPYGEQRRLEMARALALDPRLLLLDEPTAGMNPTESQELMQLVKRIRDRGISVLLIEHQMRVVMSLCQRVVVLDYGEKIADGTPAEIQQNPAVIEAYLGKTSSPGDEVGHA; translated from the coding sequence ATGGGATTCCTGGAAGCCCTGTCCGTCACAAAAGCGTTTGGCGGCATCGCCGCATTGGACCGCGTGGACCTCTCTATTAAGGAGGGTGAGATCCTGGGCCTGATCGGACCGAACGGGGCAGGGAAGACCACCTTTTTCAATGTTCTTACCGGGCTTTACGAGCCGGAGCACGGGGAAATCCTTTTCCGGGATCAGCCCATCCAGGGATTGGCCCCGCATGAAATCGCGGCGTTGGGCATCGCGCGCACGTTTCAGAACATCCGGCTTTTCCCGAACATGACAGCGATGGAAAATATCATGGTCGCCCGGCATTGCCGGACGCAGTCCGAATTCTTTTCCACTCTTTTTAAAACACGTTCGTTTACACGGGAAGAGCAGGATATTCAACGGTCCGCCCGGGATCTGCTGCGCTTCATGGGGCTGCTGGATCGCGGCAATGCCCTGGCGAAAAACCTTCCCTATGGCGAACAGCGCCGGCTCGAAATGGCGCGCGCGCTCGCGCTGGACCCTCGGCTTCTCCTGCTCGATGAGCCGACCGCGGGCATGAACCCGACCGAAAGCCAGGAACTGATGCAGTTGGTGAAACGGATCCGGGACCGCGGCATCAGCGTCCTGCTCATCGAGCATCAGATGCGCGTCGTCATGAGCCTTTGTCAGCGGGTGGTGGTTCTGGATTATGGGGAGAAGATCGCCGACGGCACGCCGGCGGAGATCCAGCAGAATCCGGCGGTGATCGAAGCGTATCTCGGGAAAACGTCCAGTCCCGGTGACGAGGTTGGCCATGCTTGA
- a CDS encoding ABC transporter ATP-binding protein: MLEIGELRTSHGRKIEALKGVSLKLMPGEIVALIGANGAGKTTLLKSIAGLLTPDSGDILFEGQRINGKPPHRVAALGIVYVPEGRRIFPRLTVRENLQMGAYLRRGRAGIAEDRERIAAFFPVLRDRQDQLGSTLSGGEQQMLAMARALMARPKLLMLDEPSMGLAPLMVEKVFDMVRDIHRQGMAILMVEQNAHKALQVAQRAYVIETGQIVLEGPAAQLMNNPQVQHAYLGVQ, encoded by the coding sequence ATGCTTGAGATTGGCGAACTGCGCACGTCGCATGGCCGAAAAATTGAGGCTCTCAAAGGCGTCAGCCTTAAACTGATGCCCGGGGAAATCGTCGCGCTGATTGGCGCCAACGGGGCGGGAAAAACAACACTGCTCAAGTCGATTGCCGGCTTGCTGACGCCGGATAGCGGCGATATTCTGTTTGAAGGCCAGCGCATCAACGGGAAACCGCCGCATCGCGTGGCCGCGCTCGGGATCGTTTATGTGCCGGAAGGCCGGCGCATTTTCCCCCGCCTGACGGTGCGCGAGAATCTGCAGATGGGCGCTTACCTTCGACGGGGACGGGCCGGCATCGCAGAGGATCGGGAACGCATAGCCGCGTTTTTCCCGGTATTGCGGGACCGGCAGGATCAGCTGGGATCCACGCTTTCCGGCGGCGAACAGCAGATGCTGGCCATGGCGCGGGCTTTGATGGCGCGCCCAAAGCTCTTGATGCTGGATGAGCCGTCCATGGGACTGGCTCCTTTAATGGTGGAAAAGGTATTTGACATGGTGCGCGACATCCATCGTCAGGGAATGGCCATTCTGATGGTCGAGCAGAACGCCCACAAAGCGCTCCAGGTGGCGCAGCGGGCTTATGTCATCGAGACGGGTCAGATTGTTCTGGAAGGTCCGGCGGCTCAACTCATGAACAACCCGCAGGTCCAACATGCCTATTTGGGCGTGCAGTAA